One part of the Amphiura filiformis chromosome 5, Afil_fr2py, whole genome shotgun sequence genome encodes these proteins:
- the LOC140151826 gene encoding UDP-N-acetylglucosamine transporter TMEM241-like, translating into MAVWWHQICYVIIYVAATITNKYVLSVLNFTYPTLFQGWQTLVGFVITRIAASLNQIHLSPLDRTSLRNWLPASLLYIIVIYSGSKALSRIPVAAFVVQHNTIEILVFLGEWLYTGRLPSYLNQSGLLLIIASAVGVWISDPQLSPIGYTWMLIHVISSSIYTLQTIIRQPLKEVDQVHFNYLTSVLILIPASFVEGDISAMEEYPHWTLYRFQTGCIMSGILGATLMMIHLALKQQSGTISTNMALTVAKAFLVVTSVFVFDGVIYTAQFTFSIVAGLVGHWLVCYTKPQFDPDSAHVPPEDKEVKELQ; encoded by the coding sequence ATGGCAGTATGGTGGCATCAAATATGTTATGTAATAATCTATGTAGCAGCAACTATCACCAACAAATATGTACTATCTGTACTCAATTTCACCTACCCAACACTGTTCCAAGGATGGCAGACATTAGTTGGCTTTGTCATCACCAGAATTGCTGCATCTCTAAATCAAATACACCTGTCTCCTCTTGACAGGACGAGTCTAAGAAATTGGCTTCCAGCAAGTCTCTTATACATCATAGTCATTTACTCAGGTTCCAAGGCGTTATCCAGAATACCAGTGGCAGCTTTTGTGGTTCAACATAACACCATCGAGATACTTGTATTTCTTGGAGAGTGGTTGTATACAGGTCGGTTACCGAGTTACCTCAACCAATCAGGTTTACTGCTCATTATAGCATCAGCTGTAGGAGTGTGGATTAGTGACCCACAACTCAGTCCTATTGGTTACACCTGGATGCTTATTCATGTCATCTCATCAAGTATCTATACCCTACAAACTATAATAAGACAACCGCTGAAAGAGGTCGACCAAGTACATTTCAATTATCTTACTAGCGTTTTAATTCTTATCCCAGCCAGTTTTGTAGAAGGGGATATCTCTGCTATGGAAGAATATCCACACTGGACGTTATATAGATTTCAAACAGGTTGTATTATGAGTGGCATATTAGGTGCAACACTGATGATGATACACCTTGCGTTAAAGCAACAATCAGGCACAATAAGTACTAATATGGCATTGACTGTAGCCAAAGCATTTCTAGTAGTCACATCTGTTTTTGTATTTGATGGTGTCATTTATACAGCTCAGTTTACTTTCAGTATAGTTGCTGGATTAGTTGGACATTGGTTGGTTTGTTATACCAAACCACAGTTTGATCCTGATAGTGCACATGTACCTCCAGAAGATAAGGAGGTCAAAGAATTGCAATAG
- the LOC140152071 gene encoding LOW QUALITY PROTEIN: WD repeat-containing protein 81-like (The sequence of the model RefSeq protein was modified relative to this genomic sequence to represent the inferred CDS: inserted 1 base in 1 codon), translating to MAHIIQDVVDDLCLDSKQVEAVDKDLVILVLEEWLFSLLRHGLVPPKGSLRTSSPDLIPPNVYNGKIESPWKKLVVQAIAKPRDGSNLQVPKIKANLLMMQDLNFVEFMHCMGKQNYETIWRKAYDKYTKYDVLHGDNEQSTKNQFVDLKDVLQAFYQCPIIQAKGSRNFTQTASYFTTIAVPHPNITPAICIIECQNAFYILQPYLENTLHDCVTFSPAMLGQSYAKPLFVVYQLLQAVQYCHQIGLPCGDVSLRDFAVNSKLWVSMRGPRWETLFKCASKTKSSDSEMTKCSKIEQSEEKVIGGSGKGENEFHHEWKLESLPELVLEWLTGKLSNYDYLMILNHLVGRNKGNPNYHPVLPWVMDFTKPEGGYRDLTKSKYRLNKGDRQLDLTYEAALNMAASSFSSAIDSPIHIPHHISDVLSEITFFVYNARKTPKSVLCSHVRANWVPGEYPSSMQRLQEWTPDECIPEFFSDPDIFVSRHVDMADLEVPSWCSGXEDFIKKHRAVLESDHVSDRLHRWIDLTFGYKLTGTAAVKAKNVCLHLVDQHTHPTTHGVVQLFNVPHPKRLAKSKYMGSIPPVIKSKKPKREENVTVNKAMEPEKDESHVQEAPSFISSSLVASVEGIMGSDLNESTAVVQGVEAESFNAATQEGLGTDSDKEVSLESQVSEISIEGSYSNGKILSASSDTSSTLTASTDDTQQTKNPIKKFPFFRSREVVDTKPSVPRPEHEIIALPEDYDPLASLNQLETFYTFSSKALHGLPSVSEKVAPCDVSQECLRKDMCAVGCIIAELFLAPKLRMQNPQASLEDRFNILQKMMLMDNIDLPRSVKRVITLLLNQDNGETSTTTATTELFKDAWLLMTPSLLLQPFADIIPFPKYFPPLYQFLSELHIASSSIEKVYSDGLSSRRQAVEKVQIAAKWVPQILRSIQLEGKSVLLPYLLELLSNSDTALHASLLVLNKIMQYYGPAASKKSFLQPLMKMYDSDFTSTNAVLLFHRSFVSQLMVRFGLKVFLRSLLDFIVKATTGVKYCPRFDDAEGDQIGVMPETGRTRFLSEAQDAFDFFGSKGGSFPERSFMPEKAAENGRADSPRLEITGVSDDDDGGDESDSRKDRSTSGDSSSLDALSLNEERRNSQTEETSIIKSDVGETTDDLTQDASVTSEESTSRIEDATKDDVNDKTEDYDLSLQSSPAATSSPRTVKVPEGSTINAKSTLDVTEEDNYPLPAAKVQFAHDTQELDGLPYGPSMELTVSSLLDLPPGSTMVNVAVETVMWLAHRLGPTLTATYLSGKLLRALAECYVGREQLSNSDDDSDSESSDDEYGVSIERKTVQGDLNAKAVLSCLTDIALLYGDQFLFQQYFPFIHETVKVVKKVNSKTEASLVACVVLLKHLLPYLKDTQLMDNLKMVFRKILQPLINIISSNLSFPTGGLARSVIAFKLVDIITTIALRIGREMTREHMTGVLQQFFVCFELVHGENGPPASLSLSPEYDRNTSCYSTDSEEMYCEIKVDSSSNQYKVGTPTKLEHLKGEFGEDLAKSPIASNLSPRLSGDHLDQLEDGRWCDSGIRNELQEAFTPELAHTAYIPLCRLTGSIHMESKLYNHEMVWKLSSTHEKELAAEAAATAALAQQAAGANPGIISTHEKELAAEAAATAALAQQAAGANPGIISTHEKELAAEAAATAALAQQVAGANPGIISTHEKELAAEAAATAALAQQTAGANPDDPSLRQTSWFVDIGASVPAAKLEDDDPLHVVSGEFGRNVALVGNRIDISGFSDSDSSDDDDEEDGGTLTRQRLTGSSAKPQSEKKVNLSSEMGKSTRQLKGTWLSYWEQFTAKEELDDVFQFTQLKLQSFVGHTAAVRALCTMGNENSFVSSSKDKMVKLWSLRNQGDGTHKSQCRFTYPYHRKAVFAATFLEAPRLVATCDGVVHVWDPFTGAVVRQYDLTRGSPSLLVKLPAPSPMLIAAMADATVRFIDTRQHSVQHEFKVAAGPLGLVRCIAVSPDGNTLGVGLSSGVLSMVDIRTGLLLGGWRAHEGEVLQMKSCSNNTFITTSVDHSITMWKEDGSRICSFRGSNEPVHCLQISNGQIVSATTANRIGIHSSLDQHAGYYSTRLRSDVCKGVISAMEVLPLNKQLLVGSDNGSITLLA from the exons ATGGCTCATATCATTCAAGATGTAGTGGATGACCTGTGCCTGGACTCCAAGCAAGTAGAAGCAGTAGATAAGGATTTGGTCATTTTG GTTTTAGAAGAATGGTTGTTCAGCTTGTTAAGACATGGCCTAGTTCCACCTAAAGGAAGTTTGAGAACCTCCTCACCTGATCTGATTCCTCCTAATGTCTACAATGGCAAGATAGAATCACCATGGAAGAAATTAGTTGTACAAGCCATTGCTAAACCCCGTGATGGATCAAATCTACA AGTACCAAAAATCAAGGCAAACTTGCTGATGATGCAGGATTTGAATTTTGTGGAATTCATGCATTGTATGGGTAAGCAGAATTATGAGACCATCTGGAGGAAAGCATATGATAAGTATACCAAGTATGATGTGCTGCATGGTgacaatgaacagagcacaaag AACCAATTTGTAGACTTGAAAGATGTTCTGCAAGCATTTTACCAGTGCCCCATTATCCAAGCCAAAGGAAGTCGAAACTTCACCCAAACTGCATCCTACTTCACAACAATAGCTGTACCACATCCAAACATTACACCAGCAATCTGTATCATAGAATGCCAGAATGCATTCTACATACTACAACCATACCTGGAGAACACGCTGCATGACTGTGTGACATTCAGCCCAGCAATGTTAGGACAGTCATACGCGAAGCCATTGTTTGTAGTCTACCAGTTGCTACAAGCTGTTCAGTATTGCCATCAGATTGGCTTACCATGCGGCGATGTGAGTCTGAGAGATTTTGCAGTGAATTCAAAGTTATGGGTTAGTATGCGAGGTCCTCGATGGGAGACATTATTCAAGTGTGCAAGTAAAACTAAGAGCTCTGATTCGGAGATGACGAAATGTAGTAAAATTGAACAAAGTGAAGAAAAGGTCATAGGTGGTAGTGGAAAAGGAGAGAATGAGTTTCATCATGAGTGGAAACTTGAGTCGTTACCAGAGCTTGTTTTGGAATGGTTGACAGGCAAGCTTAGTAATTATGACTACCTCATGATCCTCAACCACCTTGTTGGGAGAAACAAAGGCAACCCCAACTACCATCCAGTGCTTCCTTGGGTTATGGACTTCACTAAACCTGAAGGTGGCTATCGCGATCTCACCAAGTCCAAATATCGCCTGAACAAAGGCGATCGTCAGTTAGATTTGACATATGAAGCAGCATTGAACATGGCTGCAAGTTCCTTTAGTAGTGCAATAGATTCGCCCATTCACATTCCTCACCATATCTCTGATGTGCTTTCTGAAATAACCTTCTTTGTATATAACGCCAGAAAGACCCCTAAAAGTGTGCTGTGTAGTCATGTCCGAGCCAACTGGGTACCGGGAGAGTACCCCTCCAGTATGCAAAGGCTGCAAGAATGGACTCCAGATGAATGCATTCCAGAGTTTTTCAGTGATCCAGATATTTTTGTGTCCAGACATGTAGACATGGCTGATTTAGAGGTACCATCATGGTGCAGTG CGGAAGATTTCATTAAGAAGCATAGAGCGGTGCTAGAAAGTGATCATGTGTCGGACAGATTGCACAGGTGGATTGATCTCACATTTGGCTACAAG CTTACAGGCACTGCAGCAGTCAAAGCCAAGAATGTCTGCCTACATCTAGTTGACCAGCATACTCATCCAACCACACATGGTGTGGTGCAACTCTTCAATGTACCACATCCAAAAAGACTTGCCAAATCCAAATATATGGGATCCATACCACCTGTCATAAAGTCTAAGAAGCCCAAAAGGGAGGAAAATGTCACAGTCAACAAAGCAATGGAACCAGAAAAAGATGAG AGTCACGTTCAAGAAGCACCTTCTTTCATATCCAGTAGTCTGGTGGCATCAGTTGAAGGAATAATGGGCAGTGACCTCAATGAATCTACTGCTGTGGTACAAGGAGTAGAAGCAGAAAGCTTCAATGCAGCAACGCAGGAAGGTCTGGGGACAGACTCTGATAAAGAG GTATCACTAGAATCTCAAGTGAGTGAAATATCAATAGAGGGCAGCTATTCCAATGGAAAGATTTTATCTGCATCATCAGATACATCCAGTACACTAACTGCTTCTACTGATGATACACAGCAGACCAAGAACCCAATCAAAAAATTCCCTTTCTTCAG ATCTCGTGAAGTTGTTGATACCAAGCCATCCGTGCCACGCCCAGAGCATGAAATCATTGCCCTTCCAGAAGACTATGATCCGCTAGCATCACTCAATCAACTGGAGACATTCTATACTTTCTCTTCCAAAGCACTTCATGGCTTGCCTTCTGTGTCAGAAAAG GTAGCACCTTGCGATGTCAGTCAAGAATGTCTTCGCAAGGACATGTGTGCTGTAGGTTGCATCATCGCAGAGCTGTTTCTTGCTCCCAAGCTACGGATGCAAAATCCTCAAGCGTCATTAGAAGACAGATTCAACATATTACAGAAGATGATGCTGATGGACAACATAGACTTACCCAG ATCTGTGAAAAGAGTCATTACTTTGTTGTTAAATCAAGACAATGGTGAGACATCTACCACCACAGCAACCACTGAGCTATTCAAAGATGCCTGGCTCCTGATGACTCCAAGTCTTCTTCTCCAACCCTTTGCTGATATCATTCCATTTCCCAAATATTTCCCACCTCTATATCAGTTTCTGAGTGAGCTACATATAGCTAGCAGCAGTATTGAAAAAGTCTACAGTGATGGACTCAGTAGTAGAAGACAAGCTGTAGAGAAAGTCCAAATAGCTGCTAAATGGGTTCCTCAAATCTTACGCAGTATTCAATTGGAAGGCAAGAGTGTGCTGTTGCCATACCTACTAGAGCTCTTGTCCAATTCAGACACAGCTTTGCACGCATCCTTACTTGTACTCAATAAGATAATGCAATACTATGGACCTGCAGCATCAAAGAAGAGCTTCTTGCAACCACTGATGAAAATGTATGATTCGGATTTTACATCAACAAATGCAGTACTACTGTTTCACAGATCATTTGTATCACAGCTCATGGTTCGATTTGGCTTGAAGGTGTTCTTGAGGTCCTTGCTGGATTTCATAGTGAAGGCTACTACAGGAGTGAAATACTGTCCACGATTTGATGATGCCGAAGGTGATCAGATAGGTGTGATGCCTGAAACAGGACGGACTAGGTTCCTTTCAGAAGCTCAAGATGCCTTTGATTTCTTTGGCAGCAAAGGTGGTAGCTTCCCAGAGAGATCTTTCATGCCAGAAAAGGCAGCTGAGAATGGCCGGGCAGATTCACCTAGGTTAGAGATCACAGGTgtgtcagatgatgatgatggtggtgatgaatcTGATTCCAGGAAAGATCGGAGTACATCTGGTGACAGCAGTAGCCTGGATGCATTATCTTTGAATGAAGAGAGGAGAAACAGTCAAACCGAAGAAACATCCATCATCAAATCAGACGTAGGTGAAACTACAGATGATTTAACCCAAGATGCAAGTGTTACGAGTGAAGAGTCAACAAGCAGAATTGAAGATGCGACGAAAGATGATGTCAATGATAAGACAGAAGATTATGATCTTTCATTACAGTCATCTCCAGCTGCAACATCATCACCTCGGACCGTCAAAGTTCCTGAAGGTAGCACCATCAATGCCAAAAGTACTCTGGATGTCACAGAAGAAGACAATTACCCACTTCCTGCTGCAAAGGTCCAGTTTGCCCATGATACCCAAGAACTGGATGGTCTTCCATATGGTCCATCAATGGAGTTAACAGTTAGTTCTCTGTTGGATCTGCCTCCAGGGAGTACCATGGTTAATGTAGCTGTGGAAACTGTCATGTGGCTGGCTCATCGTCTTGGACCTACTCTCACGGCAACGTATTTAAGTGGCAAGTTATTGAGGGCGCTTGCTGAGTGTTATGTGGGTAGAGAACAACTCAGTAATAGTGATGATGACAGTGACAGTGAAAGTAGTGATG atgAATATGGAGTGAGCATAGAGAGAAAGACTGTACAAGGAGACCTGAATGCCAAGGCTGTACTTAGCTGTCTCACTGATATTGCTCTGCTCTATGGAGATCAGTTTCTATTCCAGCAGTATTTCCCTTTCATTCATGAAACG GTAAAAGTGGTGAAGAAAGTGAACAGTAAAACTGAGGCCAGCCTAGTGGCCTGCGTTGTCTTACTCAAGCATCTGTTACCCTACCTCAAAGACACACAACTCATGGATAACCTTAAG ATGGTATTCAGAAAAATTCTGCAACCTCTTATCAACATAATATCTTCAAACCTGAGCTTCCCAACAGGGGGTTTAGCTAGGTCAGTGATTGCGTTTAAACTAGTCGATATCATCACCACAATAGCTTTGCGTATTGGTCGGGAGATGACGCGTGAACATATGACTGGCGTTCTGCAGCAGTTCTTTGTGTGTTTTGAGCTGGTGCATGGTGAGAATGGACCACCCGCAAGTCTCTCTCTTTCACCAG AGTATGATAGGAACACAAGTTGTTATAGCACAGATAGTGAAGAGATGTACTGTGAAATCAAGGTAGATTCCAGCAGTAATCAGTACAAAGTTGGTACACCTACCAAACTAGAACATCTCAAAGGGGAGTTTGGGGAGGATCTAGCTAAATCACCGATAGCATCCAATCTGTCACCAAGACTGTCAGGTG ACCACCTTGATCAGTTGGAAGATGGCAGATGGTGTGATTCAGGCATCCGAAATGAACTACAAGAAGCCTTTACCCCTGAGTTAGCCCACACTGCCTACATCCCATTGTGTCGACTTACTGGTAGTATACATATGGAAAGTAAGCTGTATAATCATGAGATGGTGTGGAAGTTATCAAGTACACATGAAAAAGAACTGGCTGCTGAGGCGGCAGCTACTGCAGCATTAGCACAACAGGCTGCTGGTGCAAATCCTG GTATTATAAGTACACATGAGAAAGAACTAGCTGCTGAGGCAGCAGCTACTGCAGCATTAGCACAACAGGCTGCTGGTGCAAATCCTG GTATTATAAGTACACATGAGAAAGAACTAGCTGCTGAGGCGGCAGCTACTGCAGCATTAGCACAACAGGTTGCTGGTGCAAATCCTG GTATTATAAGTACACATGAGAAAGAACTAGCTGCTGAGGCAGCAGCTACTGCAGCATTAGCACAACAGACTGCTGGTGCAAATCCTG ATGATCCATCTCTGAGGCAGACTTCTTGGTTTGTGGATATTGGTGCATCAG TTCCAGCAGCAAAGTTAGAAGATGATGATCCTCTTCATGTGGTCAGTGGTGAATTTGGTAGAAATGTGGCTCTGGTTGGCAACCGTATAGATATCTCAGGATTCAGTGACTCAGACagctcagatgatgatgatgaggaagaTGGTGGTACGTTGACCCGGCAACGCTTAACAGGTTCTTCAGCAAAACCACAATCTGAAAAGAAGGTCAATTTGAG TTCTGAAATGGGCAAAAGTACGAGGCAACTCAAAGGCACATGGCTGAGCTACTGGGAGCAGTTTACAG CAAAAGAAGAGCTTGATGATGTCTTCCAGTTTACACAACTGAAACTTCAATCATTTGTGG GTCATACAGCAGCTGTTCGTGCTCTGTGCACCATGGGTAATGAAAATTCCTTTGTCAGCTCTAGCAAGGATAAAATGGTGAAGCTCTGGTCACTTCGCAACCAAGGCGATGGAACACACAAGTCGCAATGCCGTTTCACATATCCATACCACAGGAAGGCTGTTTTTGCAGCAACGTTTTTGGAAGCACCCAGGCTGGTGGCAACTTGTGATGGAGTAGTACAT GTGTGGGATCCATTTACAGGTGCAGTAGTAAGGCAATATGACCTGACTCGTGGCTCTCCTAGTCTACTAGTCAAGCTACCTGCACCTAGTCCTATGCTAATAGCCGCCATGGCTGATGCAACGGTTAGGTTTATTGATACCAGGCAACATAGTGTACAGCATGAGTTCAAAGTAGCAGCTGGACCATTAG GTCTAGTGCGTTGCATAGCAGTGAGTCCAGATGGCAACACACTAGGAGTTGGTCTGTCATCTGGAGTGCTTTCTATGGTGGATATAAGAACAGGATTACTTCTAGGGGGATGGAGAGCACATGAAGGCGAAGTATTACAG ATGAAATCTTGCAGCAATAATACATTTATAACAACTTCAGTAGACCATTCCATCACTATGTGGAAAGAAGATGGCTCAAGAATATGCTCCTTTAGAG GATCCAATGAGCCAGTTCATTGCCTGCAGATTAGTAATGGACAGATTGTATCAGCTACAACAGCCAACAGGATTGGAATTCACTCTTCTCTTGATCAACAT